In Saccopteryx leptura isolate mSacLep1 chromosome 11, mSacLep1_pri_phased_curated, whole genome shotgun sequence, the following proteins share a genomic window:
- the LOC136383564 gene encoding olfactory receptor 6N2-like encodes MMNLSWENQTAIVEFVLGGFSSIRQLNIFLFLMFFIFYILTACGNILIVLIVLFNHHLHTPMYFFLVNLSFLEVWYTSNIVPKMLLIIIAEQKTISVAGCLAQFYFFGSLAATECLLLAVMSYDRYLAICQPLRYPILMTGPLCIRLAAGSWLCCFLLTAITMVLLSRLTFCGPSEIDHFFCDFSPLVHLSCTDTSLTETIAYATSSAVTLVPFFLITASYSCILAAILRIPSGMGRKKAFSTCSSHLTMVTVFYGTLIATYLVPSANSSQLLRKGSSLLYTILTPMVNPIIYSLRNRDIHTALKNCISKKPCLLR; translated from the coding sequence ATGATGAACCTATCCTGGGAAAACCAAACAGCAATAGTGGAATTTGTGCTCGGAGGATTTTCTTCAATCCGACAGCTAAATATTTTCCTCTTCctgatgtttttcattttctacatCTTAACTGCTTGTGGAAACATCCTCATCGTCCTGATAGTTTTGTTCAACCATCACCTCCACAcacccatgtacttcttcctggtGAACTTGTCCTTTCTGGAGGTCTGGTATACCTCCAACATTGTCCCCAAGATGTTGCTGATTATCATAGCTGAACAGAAGACCATCTCTGTGGCTGGATGCCTGGCACAATTTTACTTCTTCGGGTCCCTGGCTGCAACAGAGTGTCTCTTGCTTGCTGTGATGTCTTATGATCGCTACCTGGCCATCTGTCAACCTCTCCGCTATCCCATCCTCATGACTGGCCCCCTCTGCATTCGGctggctgctggctcttggctTTGCTGCTTCCTCCTGACAGCAATCACTATGGTCCTACTGTCTAGACTAACCTTCTGTGGACCCAGTGAAATTGATCACTTCTTTTGTGACTTCAGTCCTCTGGTTCATCTCTCCTGCACGGATACCTCACTGACCGAGACTATTGCTTATGCCACCTCTTCTGCAGTGACCCTGGTCCCATTTTTTCTCATCACAGCTTCTTACTCCTGCATTCTTGCTGCTATCCTAAGAATTCCATCCGGCATGGGCCGGAAAAAGGCCTTCTccacctgctcctcccacctcacCATGGTCACGGTGTTTTACGGGACGCTGATTGCCACGTACCTTGTGCCCTCAGCCAACTCATCCCAACTCTTGCGCAAAGGGTCCTCTCTGCTCTACACCATCCTGACTCCCATGGTCAATCCCATCATCTACAGCCTGAGAAACAGAGACATTCACACAGCCCTGAAAAACTGCATAAGTAAAAAGCCATGTCTCCTCAGATGA